One stretch of Bombus affinis isolate iyBomAffi1 chromosome 4, iyBomAffi1.2, whole genome shotgun sequence DNA includes these proteins:
- the LOC126915415 gene encoding uncharacterized protein LOC126915415, producing MKRGMITARRRSVVVKITTRLKQRRTAMNENINRKVKDVFLLNERVFSIWDAWPLRKKYTKFVMYMSYLSVHMVIMYIDLIEAFGNLESMVGNIIDNTIATATYFILFLLRFNKLIEHGIVTVREEIAKSKFETVEEMRLYFAYHDISDKFGRYAISTTLVIATLWYLSPMLQLLKLDSGQSNESSKAYKLPFRAYAFLDYQDDFQNFIIMYLYQFPLMFIALSHISAISLLVNLVLHICGKFSILSYRIQNIATNSNVNLDSVIKEFVTAHVKLITTANSINSALQVFLLVELLQTTIRMATIIYMMLLNPSGSFVSTLTYGLYISIIISMLYLYSFIGEQLSNESMKVSEAFYATDWNNLSLHNQKLLLLVMSLGRQTLHVTAGKFYTFSLYGFIDVMKTSFGYVSLLRTLI from the exons ATGAAACGCGGTATGATAACGGCGCGGCGGCGGTCAGTAGTTGTTAAAATCACAACTCGATTAAAACAACGAAGAACTGCGATGAAC GAAAATATAAACAGAAAAGTGAAAGACGTGTTCTTACTAAACGAAAGGGTTTTTTCGATTTGGGATGCGTGGCCCTTAAGAAAAAAATACACGAAATTCGTTATGTATATGTCCTATCTCAGCGTACATATGGTTATAATGTACATTGACCTGATCGAGGCATTCGGAAATTTAGAATCGATGGTAGGAAACATTATAGATAATACCATAGCAACTGCTACCTATTTTATACTATTTTTGCTTCGATTCAACAAACTGATCGAACACGGGATCGTTACTGTGAGAGAAGAAATTGCTAAGAGTAAGTTTGAAACTGTGGAGGAGATGCGCTTGTACTTCGCGTATCACGACATTTCGGATAAATTCGGTAGATACGCTATTTCAACGACTTTAGTGATAGCAACTCTCTGGTACTTGTCACCTATGCTGCAGTTGTTGAAGCTTGATTCAG GACAAAGTAATGAATCGTCAAAAGCTTATAAATTGCCTTTCCGAGCTTATGCTTTTCTGGATTATCAAGACGACTTTCAGAACTTCATTATCATGTATTTATACCAGTTTCCACTCATGTTCATTGCATTAAGCCATATAAGCGCCATCAGTTTGTTAGTTAACTTGGTGCTACACATCTGCGGTAAATTCTCAATCTTGTCGTATCGTATACAAAATATTGCCACGAATTCAAACGTTAATTTAGACAGTGTAATCAAAGAATTCGTGACCGCGCATGTAAAACTAATTAC GACAGCAAACTCCATCAATTCAGCCCTGCAAGTTTTTCTTTTGGTGGAACTATTGCAAACAACCATTAGAATGGCGACCATCATATACATGATGCTTCTA AATCCCTCGGGAAGTTTCGTGAGCACTTTGACTTACGGTTTATACATTTCGATAATTATATCGATGTTATATCTATACTCTTTCATAGGAGAACAATTGTCAAACGAA tCGATGAAAGTGAGCGAAGCATTTTATGCTACGGACTGGAATAATTTATCGCTGCATAATCAAAAGTTATTGCTTCTGGTTATGTCTCTTGGACGACAGACATTGCACGTTACAGCTGGAAAATTTTATACCTTCTCATTGTACGGTTTTATCGAT GTTATGAAAACCTCGTTTGGATACGTTTCTCTTTTACGAACTCTCATTTAA